Sequence from the [Clostridium] scindens genome:
TGACCGAATCGATAAAGGATACCGCTTAGAGCAGGCATACAAATCAAAACTTACAAATGGAGAGATACTGGCGCTTTGCAAGATATTGCTAGACAGCAGAGCGTTTACAAAGGATGAGATGAAAGAAATTGTTGGAAAACTGGTTGACTGCTGTGTTCCAATGACGAATCAGAAAGCGGTATCTGAACTTCTTGAGAATGAGTTATATCACTATGTCGAACCAAGGCATAAGACCAAATGTATCAATACAATCTGGGAAATAGGACAGGCAATTCGAAATCGTAGTTATTTGGAAATAAAGTATTACCGTATGAAAGATAAAAAGACGGTGGCCAGAAAGGTTAAGCCGGTTGCGATTATGTTTTCCGAGTACTATTTTTATCTGACAGCATTTATAGACGACAAGGACGTAAGAAAAGATTTCCAGGTGCTTAATGATTCTTATCCTACAATATATAGGTTAGACAGAATCAAAAAATATAAGGTGCTGGACGAACATTTTCACATTCCTTACAGCAGCAGGTTTGAAGAAGGGGAATTTCGGAAACGAGTACAGTTTATGTATGGCGGAACTCTTAGAAAAGTGAAGTTTAGATATCTGGGAAATGATTTGGATTCAATACTTGACAGGCTTCCGACCGCGCAGATTATTTCGGAAGAGGATGGGGTCTATACATTAAGCGCGGAAGTGTTTGGGACAGGAATTGATATGTGGCTTAGAAGCCAGGGAGATAACGTTCAGGTTATATAAAGGGAGGAAGGAAATGAAGATGCAAAATGGGATGAAACGATTCTTTGAGGAGAGGGCCAGGTATTGGTATATTGTGGCGGCGGTTTTTGTAGTATTGGGAATTGCTGACTATGGGTTCTTAAGTATAGTGATACCGTTATGGGCCTGTAATATTATTATGATTGTCTTAATCATCCTGGCAACGGTGTACATCGCGATTATGTATAATTATTCCAGACAAAAATGCAAGGCTTATATGGCGGACAGGCAAGAAAATCTATTTGATCGTATCAATAATCTGCAGAAGCACATAGATGAACTGGAAGAACAGTTATCTGAAGTCCTTAAGAGGTCAATAGATGAAAATACTGCAAAAGCCATCACGGAGATTCGTGGAGCAATTGAACTGACGGATGCAAGCCTCAAGAGAAAAGTGGAAGAGGCTGCTGAATCACAGACAAAGGAACTGTCATCAAATATTATGAGCACGCAGAGCCTGATCAAAGACGAGGCCAGGAATCTGGCAGATAATGCGCGCAGCAGTACGGAACAAATTGCCACGCTTGTATCAGTTGCTGGAAAACAGACGGATGCAGCAATAGCAGAAGCAGTAGAGCGGATGATCTCAGATGCAGCAAAGAACCAAAAGGCCAGTGAAAGCCGGGATGATGCGAATAGAGCGAATCAGGAAAAGGCCCAGCTGCAGATCCGGAATATGATTGAAGAATCAGACAAAGCAACGGCGACGCTTGCGGCAGATATTGCACAGACGCTCGCTGGAGTCAAGACATCCACAGTCCAGGATACAGAACGTATCGTCCAATCCATTAGCGATATAGGAAACGCCATTGTTACAAAGATTGTCGAAAAGAACGAGGGTGATGAGCAGGCTTATGAGGATGTCAGGAGGCAAATCATATCTTCAGAAAAAAACATTATCAGCAATTCAAATGAGATTGGAGAGAAAGAAGCCTCTAATTTGAAAGATATCCAAAGTCAGATTGGAGAATTGGAGCAAAAGGTAGACGATTCGGTAGATAATACCAACAATTGTACAATACAAATTGTGGATAAGATTGAGCAGTCTGATACAGAACAGAGGAAAACGGCGTCTGTGGCAGAGGGACATATCATTTCCAAAGCTGACGAGGCCTTTGCGTATGTTGGAGATAGACTGGAGGGAATATCGGAAGCCATTAATAATGGCAGCTTGGCCTGTGAAGAAAGAATTGGCGATGCAGAAGCTAAGCTTACAAGCATGATCAGCTCTGCTGCTGCCAGCGGAAAGGCTGATATGGAGGCTAAGGCTGAAGAGTTGAGCAATAAAGCCTCTGTAATGCAGAATGAACTTGCCAGATTAATGATACAGTTATTAGATGATCAAGAAGAGGATGCTCAAAAAGCGAAGAGCGCTTCTGATGGAATATTTAACCAGATCGTGCGTTTTTCAAATGAGGCAAGAAGGCAGATTGAGTCGATTCAGGGTAGCCTGGATACAAGCGTGCGGGCAATCGAGACCATTAAGAGCGCGATTGATGCCTCAGCAAATGAGCAATACAGCCAGACCTCTCTTATAAACGATAAAGTAGATACCTACTCAAAAACAGCCGGGAATTATCAAAAAGTGATTTTTACACGGCTTGATCGTCTGCAGGATCAGGTTGCAAATCTGAATTCGCTTTCGGATGTGATAAGGAATTTTGCGGCTGTGCAGCAACAGGCTGGACAGGCTGCGGCTTCGGAGAAAAAAGAACCTGACAGGACGGAGGAAATAAGAGATCCGGAAACTGGCATCACAGTATTTAATCATTATAAGAATAATAAATTGATTTCCAGCGAGATGCGCAAAGGAAGGCAAAAAACGTATGAAGTCGAATATGACGCGCAAGGCAGGATTATTCATAGCCGGAATTTTGATGCAAATGGCCTGGTGTCTACAGACTTACAATTCTATCCAAATGGACAGGTTAAGACGAGAACCGAAAGAGTAACCGTCGATGGGAAAGTAATGACTGTAACAAGCCAGTTTGATGAACAGGGCAATAAGAAAGGATAAGGAGGAAAGTAGCATGTTTTTAAATCTGCTGAATGAAAAGGAAGGAAAGAATTTTTTGGAACTTGCCAAAATCGCGATGATGGTAAACGGTACGGTTAAGGAAAGCGAACAGGCTGTGTTTGATACTTATCGGATGGAATTAAATCTACCAGATTATGAAATTCAAGACGTAGAGTACAGCAAACTGGCAACTGCGTTTCAGGCAAGTACAAAA
This genomic interval carries:
- a CDS encoding helix-turn-helix transcriptional regulator; this translates as MEEIKNNKIERVLGLYTKFLNGNIVNKAEEALNYNVNERSIQRDIDDIRNYLELQAEHSGFVNSIVYDRIDKGYRLEQAYKSKLTNGEILALCKILLDSRAFTKDEMKEIVGKLVDCCVPMTNQKAVSELLENELYHYVEPRHKTKCINTIWEIGQAIRNRSYLEIKYYRMKDKKTVARKVKPVAIMFSEYYFYLTAFIDDKDVRKDFQVLNDSYPTIYRLDRIKKYKVLDEHFHIPYSSRFEEGEFRKRVQFMYGGTLRKVKFRYLGNDLDSILDRLPTAQIISEEDGVYTLSAEVFGTGIDMWLRSQGDNVQVI